The proteins below come from a single Metarhizium brunneum chromosome 1, complete sequence genomic window:
- the rcm1 gene encoding 25S rRNA (cytosine-C(5))-methyltransferase — translation MSLYHEASDILSTSSQEGGSLKSRVYQRKGIKSTPKQLYALVFESCKWSAILKEVIEGADILKIERKLTPTLALLLVHDLLLAKGGITLPQSHGLRSSVERHKGRLNSEFTRARLRRKASSLELLKAEVDKAAAGEEAAHPRWVRINAIKSTLEEQLETTFRGYARAGTIQDVVAKEGKHILIDPHVPNLVAITPGCDLSKTEAYNSGKIILQDKASCFPAYLLDPRSEDGDVIDACAAPGNKTTHLAGIIRSHEPEFESEPQTIFAFEKDSRRAKTLEKMVKIAGSNKMTRIALGQDFLQVDPESERFRNVGALLLDPSCSGSGIVGRDSMPELHLPDPPQQNPQRESKSESTNKRKRKYEEIRNSDQTVIRDDDGNEIVVESEKDLAARLNALAGFQLTILLHAFRFPSARKVTYSTCSIHSQENEHVVMAALNSDVAKERGWRILRRKDQVTGMKDWPVRGSTEACNGDEEVAQGCIRCYKDDGHGIMGFFVAGFVRDHANASEDGDGDGPYMRDERGAIVRDMLGMPVLKSTGTAVSLVGRDDKAGDNVSMTNSNESHDDDDGSTSASDDSDAEESGWEGLGD, via the exons ATGTCTCTGTATCATGAGGCTTCTGATATCTTGTCAACATCCTCGCAGGAGGGAGGGAGCTTAAAATCCCGTGTCTATCAAAGGAAGGGCATTAAATCCACGCCGAAGCAACTCTACGCCCTGGTGTTTGAGTCCTGTAAATGGAGCGCCATCCTGAAGGAAGTCATAGAAGGAGCTGATATACTCAAAATAGAGCGCAAG CTCACGCCGACTCTGGCTTTGCTCTTGGTCCACGACTTGTTGCTTGCCAAGGGTGGTATTACGCTGCCACAGAGCCATGGCCTTAGGTCTAGCGTTGAGAGGCACAAGGGCCGTCTCAACTCTGAATTTACTCGGGCCAGGTTGCGACGCAAGGCGTCATCGCTAGAGCTATTGAAGGCTGAGGTTGACAAAGCTGCGGCCGGTGAAGAGGCAGCCCATCCCCGCTGGGTGCGCATTAACGCCATCAAGAGTACTCTTGAAGAGCAACTGGAGACTACTTTTAGAGGCTATGCAAGGGCTGGCACTATACAAGATGTGGTTGCGAAGGAAGGGAAGCATATACTCATCGACCCTCATGTCCCTAATCTAGTGGCCATCACCCCTGGTTGCGACTTGAGCAAGACGGAGGCGTACAACTCTGGCAAAATCATTCTACAAGACAAGGCGTCATGCTTTCCAGCTTACCTCCTAGACCCTAGGTCCGAAGATGGTGATGTGATAGATGCTTGCGCTGCGCCAGGCAACAAGACCACGCACCTCGCGGGCATCATTCGCAGCCATGAACCCGAATTTGAGTCAGAGCCACAAACCATTTTTGCGTTTGAAAAGGACTCTAGAAGAGCAAAAACGTTGGAAAAGATGGTCAAAATTGCGGGATCAAATAAAATGACGCGCATTGCACTCGGACAAGATTTCTTGCAGGTCGACCCAGAGTCGGAGAGATTTAGGAACGTCGGTGCCTTGCTCCTGGATCCAAGTTGTTCTGGAAGTGGGATTGTTGGCAGAGATTCAATGCCAGAACTTCATCTACCTGACCCTCCGCAACAGAATCCGCAGCGCGAGTCCAAGTCGGAGTCGACCAATAAGCGGAAAAGGAAATATGAGGAAATTCGGAACTCTGACCAAACGGTCATCCGCGACGATGATGGAAACGAGATTGTCGTTGAATCGGAAAAGGATCTGGCTGCACGATTAAACGCATTGGCTGGGTTTCAACTGACTATTTTGCTACACGCATTCCGGTTCCCGTCTGCCAGGAAAGTGACTTATTCTACGTGCTCGATTCACTCTCAAGAGAACGAACACGTCGTCATGGCAGCATTGAACTCGGATGTTGCAAAAGAGCGAGGATGGCGCATCTTGAGGAGAAAGGACCAAGTCACAGGGATGAAGGATTGGCCAGTAAGGGGCAGCACCGAAGCGTGTAATGGAGATGAGGAAGTGGCCCAGGGGTGTATCCGATGCTATAAGGACGATGGCCACGGGATCATGGGCTTCTTTGTGGCGGGATTTGTTCGCGACCACGCCAACGCCAGCGAAGACGGAGACGGCGATGGCCCGTACATGCGAGATGAACGCGGTGCCATAGTGCGAGATATGCTTGGGATGCCCGTGTTAAAGTCCACGGGTACTGCAGTTTCTCTTGTCGGCCGAGATGACAAGGCCGGCGACAATGTCAGCATGACCAACAGCAACGAAAGTcacgatgatgatgatggaagtACAAGTGCAAGTGATGACAGCGACGCGGAAGAGAGTGGATGGGAGGGCCTCGGAGATTAG
- the vosA gene encoding Spore development regulator vosA, producing the protein MSFPYNDWTSVAESQRGFPNHAHSATNRQPQQSPGLQSAKTGSNSHPFSQPYGPPPTASRSIGGDVEFMSLQSSAAPFLSGHPSSVNIDSRLHTTSALTTTDLFPPPYHKNLHRSVHSSELPFDTNKPQHPVVIPTKEPPSCQKKTQAQSQLSGQSLRGLGGSGTSNIPNLLGPDRVDVVNGIMFRLSMRQQPQAARACGFGDRDRRVIDPPPIVQLYVDGPSLSKDEAKSYLRYESYVMNCSICDESGTQDASFMPEEYQHQRRLMGSLVGTPFVGMDDHGEEGCFFCFSDLSCRTPGAFRLKFTLIMIDPARAGVIRHFPILTEIVSDVFHVYSAKEFPGMLPSSGLAKRLKEQGCIISIKKGNDRTKNARGQDELSDEDGAGEGSQGQRKRRTVRD; encoded by the coding sequence ATGTCTTTTCCATATAATGACTGGACCTCCGTGGCCGAAAGCCAACGCGGCTTCCCCAACCATGCCCATAGCGCCACTAACCGACAACCTCAGCAGTCTCCTGGACTACAAAGTGCGAAGACGGGTTCAAATAGCCATCCTTTTTCACAGCCTTATGGGCCACCTCCGACAGCCTCAAGGAGCATAGGTGGTGATGTCGAATTTATGTCCTTGCAAAGCTCTGCAGCACCATTCCTCTCTGGTCATCCGTCCTCAGTAAACATAGACAGTCGGCTACACACTACAAGCGCACTCACAACAACAGATTTATTTCCGCCGCCATATCACAAAAATCTCCACCGATCAGTTCACTCGTCTGAACTACCTTTTGATACAAACAAACCGCAGCACCCAGTCGTGATCCCCACGAAGGAACCACCAAGCTGTCAGAAGAAAACTCAGGCGCAGTCGCAGTTGTCGGGCCAGTCGCTTAGGGGTCTTGGGGGCAGTGGCACATCCAACATTCCCAATCTTCTAGGCCCGGACAGGGTAGACGTCGTCAACGGCATCATGTTCAGGCTTAGCATGCGACAACAACCACAAGCCGCAAGGGCTTGTGGATTCGGCGACAGGGACCGGCGAGTCATTGATCCGCCACCTATTGTCCAGCTATATGTCGACGGCCCTTCACTGTCTAAAGATGAAGCAAAATCGTATCTACGATATGAGAGCTACGTTATGAATTGCTCGATATGTGATGAGTCGGGAACACAGGACGCATCCTTCATGCCTGAGGAATATCAGCATCAAAGACGACTGATGGGATCACTTGTCGGAACCCCTTTTGTAGGAATGGACGATCATGGTGAGGAGGGCTGCTTCTTCTGTTTTTCAGATCTATCATGTCGAACTCCCGGGGCATTCCGTCTAAAATTTACGCTTATTATGATAGACCCGGCCCGCGCCGGAGTGATTCGACACTTCCCCATACTCACCGAAATCGTGAGTGATGTGTTCCATGTATACAGTGCCAAGGAGTTTCCAGGCATGTTACCGAGTAGCGGCTTAGCCAAACGGCTGAAAGAGCAAGGTTGCATCATTTCCATCAAGAAGGGCAACGATCGAACCAAGAACGCTAGAGGACAAGATGAATTATCTGATGAAGACGGAGCAGGAGAAGGTTCTCAGGGACAACGGAAGCGGCGTACTGTTCGGGATTAG
- the oxt gene encoding Xylosyltransferase oxt, with translation MKLYAIAAVAALVGTGFSAKNERTFAVLRFTNKQLTKGRMDPIVSPGQVSTHVHSIFGGSNFGLGSTGKDLMDSKCTTAMIKGDNSNYWVPSLYFKDPKTGKLEDVELFYANAYYFFEPTNDDIKAFPVGLSIMSGDQTIRTPPKDGATSNLDPSKGTVNPIKWTCPRSNFDSPSWPAGSNGLAAGIQDPNNKGEGVGFPDVNCDGYASPLRADVHFPSCYNPAAGLTNYKENMAFPTDDGKGKQDCPKGWIHVPHLFLEVYWNTPLFKDRWEQGKGQQPFVLSNGDATGYSNHADFMAAWDEKLLQHIIDTCNAGSQGMDKCPGLNGLNKDDCTIKSQVDETVDGVLDALPGDNPITGWSYGGNGTEGGGNEPKPSQSQSTGGDNTAKPSSTNKAGGDNTSTAKPTNSQPAQPTNSQPAQPTNSQPTQPTNSKPTGGDNTSKVSSAAPTSDNKPTSTKNPDNATTKTQPTSEAGSSKPTLPSQPSACTPKIHTVYETITVTAQLPGATDRPVSNSTRTAGDFKYAGCFKDSRDRVLKDDVRPNLGAISNAKCVAHCKAKGYNLAGTEYGGQCYCGNELVRSEKLDDSACNIACEDDKSDTCGGGWALTVFSKDGEASLKDVKSRRHAHEHLQRHRSPHY, from the exons atGAAGCTTTACGCAATAGCCGCAGTAGCGGCTCTTGTCGGTACCGGGTTTTCGGCCAAGAACGAACGAACCTTCGCTGTTCTTCGCTTTACGAACAAGCAGCTCACCAAAGGTCGAATGGACCCTATTGTCAGCCCAGGGCAAGTCTCTACTCATGTCCACTCCATTTTCGGTGGCAGCAACTTCGGCCTCGGTTCGACCGGCAAAGATCTTATGGACTCCAAATGCACTACTGCCATGATCAAGGGTGACAACAGTAACTACTGGGTCCCGTCTCTTTATTTCAAAGATCCAAAGACTGGCAAGCTTGAAGATGTCGAACTGTTTTACGCCAACGCTTATTACTT CTTCGAGCCGACCAATGATGATATAAAGGCGTTCCCAGTTGGACTGTCGATTATGAGCGGAGATCAGACGATTCGAACACCGCCCAAAGACGGAGCAACTTCTAACCTCGATCCATCCAAAGGCACCGTTAACCCCATCAAATGGACCTGTCCTCGTTCCAACTTTGACTCTCCTTCATGGCCTGCGGGCTCCAACGGTCTCGCGGCGGGTATCCAGGACCCCAACAATAAGGGAGAGGGTGTTGGTTTTCCTGACGTGAACTGTGATGGGTATGCGTCACCTTTGAGAGCAGATGTTCACTTCCCCTCTTGCTACAACCCTGCTGCGGGCTTGACCAATTACAAAGAAAACATGGCCTTCCCCACTGATGATGGAAAGGGGAAACAAGACTGCCCCAAGGGATGGATTCACGTTCCTCACCTCTTCTTAGAAGTTTACTGGAACACTCCGCTTTTCAAAGACCGCTGGGAACAAGGAAAGGGTCAGCAGCCTTTTGTTCTTTCTAACGGAGATGCTACGGGCTACAGCAACCATGCAGACTTCATGGCTGCCTGGGATGAAAAGCTCCTTCAACACATTATTGACACTTGTAATGCGGGCAGCCAGGGCATGGACAAGTGCCCCGGTCTCAATGGCCTGAACAAGGATGACTGCACTATCAAATCGCAAGTTGATGAAACCGTTGACGGTGTTCTGGATGCTCTCCCCGGAGATAATCCCATTACTGGTTGGTCCTATGGTGGAAATGGAACCGAAGGAGGTGGTAATGAGCCCAAACCCTCGCAGTCTCAGTCTACTGGAGGAGATAACACTGCTAAGCCATCGAGCACTAACAAAGCTGGAGGCGACAATACCAGCACTGCCAAGCCAACCAACTCCCAGCCTGCTCAGCCAACCAACTCTCAGCCTGCTCAGCCAACCAACTCTCAACCTACTCAGCCAACCAACTCTAAGCCTACTGGAGGAGACAATACCAGCAAGGTCTCCAGCGCCGCGCCCACATCAGACAACAAGCCAACCTCGACCAAGAATCCTGATAACGCAACCACCAAGACGCAGCCTACCTCAGAGGCGGGCAGTTCTAAGCCTACGCTGCCGTCTCAACCATCTGCGTGCACCCCAAAGATTCATACTGTCTACGAGACGATTACTGTAACGGCACAATTGCCAGGAGCCACCGATCGCCCCGTTTCAAATTCAACTCGCACTGCCGGAGATTTCAAATATGCCGGTTGCTTCAAGGACTCTAGAGATCGTGTTCTCAAAGACGATGTCCGTCCCAACTTGGGCGCCATTAGCAACGCCAAGTGTGTGGCTCActgcaaggccaagggctaTAATCTTGCTGGTACTGAATACGGGGGCCAGTGCTATTGTGGCAATGAACTTGTTAGATCTGAGAAGCTTGATGATTCAGCGTGCAATATCGCTTGTGAAGACGATAAATCAGATACATGTGGAGGAGGTTGGGCACTCACCGTCTTCAGCAAGGATGGCGAGGCCAGCTTGAAGGATGTCAAAAGCCGGAGGCATGCTCACGAGCACCTTCAACGACACCGAAGCCCGCACTATTAG